DNA from Methanolacinia paynteri:
CTTCCCCCTGAATGCTTCTTCAGGTTTCCCTCAAACACTCTTGCGATGAAGTCCTCGAATGCGGTTTTCCTTTCGAGGGTACCAAAAAGAGTTCCGGGAAATCCTGATATTTTATCAGGTATCCTCACCCTGATCCTGCTGGGGGAGGCGAAGGGATCGCCCTGAATATGATCTATTATTAGCTGAAAGTCTCCGAAATTATGGGGGCCTTTGAGATCCCTGTACGCGGGATATCCCCTGTTATCGATCTTTTGAAGAATGATTTTCAGTCCGGGGCAGTCAGACATTATAAAAAATATGATACAAAGTGGTTTAGCATTTTTTAATGGGTGTGTTTTTGGGGAGGAGTTCGTTGGAGGGCATAAGCCCCTTCGGGGCAGCCCGAGCGCTAAGTTTGCTACGCAAACTCGCGCAATCACGATAACCCGGCCTGGACGCTACCCATCCGGGTAGCCTCGGCCTGGGAATAGAAAAACAAATTGGTGATGGAAGGTCGCCCAAGACCGGGGATCATAAAAATTCTATTGTAATTGTAAAAGAAAAGGAGCGGGAGGGATGCTTGCCCATCCCGACTGCGACCTATCGCCATGAGGGGGAGGGTCACAGGGAAGAGGAATCTTCCCCCGCCCTTCAAAAGACCAGGATAAAAAAATCACCCGTACCCGGTGATCTCGTATTTTATCTCAGTAGATTTTTCCACGCACTCGGCCCCGTGCTCTATCATCTCTGCAATTCTCTTCTCGATGATATTCGGGTATACTGCCCCGACCATCTCCTGGACCGGCCGGCCTCCGCAGAAGAATTTGAATGTCGGAGTTGCCATAACCCCGAATTTCTCGCTGATCCAGAGAGCTTCAGTTATATTCAGCAGGCCGAACCTCATCTTTTCATGATATTTCCCGGCATAATCCTCGAAATAAGGCATTATAGTCTTGCAGTGGGGGCAGGTTTCGCTGTAAAACATC
Protein-coding regions in this window:
- a CDS encoding thioredoxin family protein; translation: MPSPVIMELNDLNWENFVENTGKPVIVMFYSETCPHCKTIMPYFEDYAGKYHEKMRFGLLNITEALWISEKFGVMATPTFKFFCGGRPVQEMVGAVYPNIIEKRIAEMIEHGAECVEKSTEIKYEITGYG